A region of Sulfuricella denitrificans skB26 DNA encodes the following proteins:
- the glnK gene encoding P-II family nitrogen regulator: protein MKLVTAIIKPFKLDEVREALSAIGVQGITVTEVKGFGRQKGHTELYRGAEYVVDFLPKVKIEAAIKEDMVDQVIEAIEKSAKTGKIGDGKVFVFNLEQVVRIRTGESGPDAL from the coding sequence ATGAAACTAGTAACCGCAATCATCAAGCCGTTCAAGCTCGACGAAGTGCGTGAGGCGCTTTCCGCCATTGGCGTACAGGGCATCACCGTCACCGAGGTCAAGGGCTTTGGTAGGCAAAAGGGCCACACCGAGCTGTATCGCGGTGCCGAATACGTTGTCGATTTTTTGCCGAAAGTCAAAATCGAGGCGGCGATCAAGGAAGACATGGTCGATCAGGTGATCGAGGCCATCGAAAAATCCGCCAAGACCGGCAAGATCGGCGACGGCAAGGTTTTCGTCTTTAACCTGGAACAGGTCGTCCGCATCCGCACCGGTGAATCCGGCCCGGATGCCCTTTAA